From a region of the Podarcis muralis chromosome 16, rPodMur119.hap1.1, whole genome shotgun sequence genome:
- the LOC114586932 gene encoding intelectin-1-like yields the protein MKALVAILLCVIVFPKGLECDTDGCIASLKRDILKLMVKWEDASCLQNQQGLVPNLLQTLPRSCKEIKTALEGAPDGLYFLSTEDGEIYQTFCDMSTNGGGWTLVASIHENNIYGKCTLGDRWSSQQGNTASYPSGEGNWSNNNTFGTAVGSTCDDYKNPGYSDLQARDMAIWHVPNNTPMREWRDSAFLRYHTETGFLSVEGGNLHGLYQQYPVKFGLGSCPANNGPIVPVVYDTGNAQQTAFYYSPNSRGEFVAGYIQFRVFNNEKAAMALCAGIKATGCNTETFCVGGGGYFPESSRQCGDYTAFDWEGYGTHTGWSASKQLLESAMLIFYR from the exons ATGAAGGCGCTTGTGGCCATTCTGCTTTGTGTGATTGTCTTCCCTAAAGGTTTGGAGTGTG ACACGGACGGTTGCATCGCCTCCTTGAAAAGAGACATCCTCAAGCTGATGGTCAAATGGGAAGATGCCAGCTGCCTACAGAACCAGCAGGGCCTGGTCCCAAACCTCCTCCAGACCCTCCCTCGGAGCTGCAAGGAAATCAAAACAGCTCTGGAAGGAGCTCCAG ATGGGTTGTATTTCCTGAGCACGGAGGACGGTGAGATCTACCAAACCTTCTGCGACATGTCCACCAACGGAGGCGGCTGGACACTGGTGGCCAGCATCCACGAGAACAACATTTATGGGAAGTGCACCCTGGGAGACCGCTGGTCTAGTCAACAAGGGAACACTGCCAGTTACCCAAGTGGAGAAGGCAACTGGTCCAATAACAACACCTTTGGGACGGCTGTGGGCTCAACGTGTGATGACTATAAG AACCCAGGCTACTCTGACCTCCAAGCACGGGATATGGCCATCTGGCATGTCCCAAACAACACCCCCATGAGGGAATGGCGTGACTCTGCCTTCTTGAGGTATCACACCGAGACCGGGTTCTTGTCTGTAGAAGGAGGGAACCTTCATGGGCTTTATCAG CAATACCCAGTCAAGTTTGGGCTTGGCAGCTGCCCAGCTAATAATGGACCCATCGTCCCTGTCGTCTACGACACCGGAAATGCGCAGCAAACGGCGTTCTATTACTCTCCAAATTCCAGAG GTGAATTCGTCGCTGGCTACATACAGTTCCGGGTCTTCAACAACGAGAAAGCTGCCATGGCGCTCTGTGCTGGGATCAAAGCCACCGGCTGTAACACAGAAACG TTCTGTGTCGGTGGAGGAGGGTACTTTCCAGAATCAAGCCGGCAGTGCGGCGACTACACGGCCTTCGACTGGGAAGGCTACGGCACTCACACTGGCTGGAGTGCTTCAAAACAGTTGCTGGAGTCTGCGATGCTGATCTTTTACCGCTGA